A window of the Lysinibacillus irui genome harbors these coding sequences:
- a CDS encoding DUF1835 domain-containing protein → MLEEIHKSIKDLSGSEAKNLLLSMMLRIKVMQESKNSPEEMLEQLNSLYHLFFEVVQNSNHVERDYSTVHIVFGESPAGSLRVGLGRENKVIGFPDFFSVGPIWALHQEVGRKYRHEWLKDHLNYSDDYLEEEYENRFSKTLVEIDGLSNETPIVIWTAENANEQTGLRYLLYLLKEKKNKIFVINTTFAFQELFNTPEFGCLDIHTGEVNGEHLNKIYHEKLSAPITDEDRTRFEKEWIALAESKGLVRIWENNKINTVNEDYLDDFIVNTAQHLHAKQSEKDFMKSARLIGEVYGQHNQLGDVFIEYRVRSLIYNGVFEIKGIPKAMRYYSVKLR, encoded by the coding sequence GTGTTAGAAGAGATACATAAATCAATAAAAGATTTAAGCGGTAGCGAAGCAAAGAACCTTTTATTAAGCATGATGTTGCGAATAAAAGTGATGCAGGAATCAAAGAATTCACCAGAGGAAATGTTAGAACAATTAAATTCTTTATACCATCTATTTTTTGAAGTTGTACAAAATAGCAATCATGTTGAGCGAGATTATTCAACAGTCCATATTGTGTTTGGCGAATCTCCTGCTGGTTCTTTACGAGTAGGATTAGGGCGTGAGAATAAAGTAATCGGATTTCCCGATTTCTTTTCTGTTGGTCCTATTTGGGCACTTCATCAAGAGGTTGGTCGTAAGTACAGACATGAATGGTTGAAGGACCATCTTAATTATTCCGATGACTATCTTGAGGAAGAGTACGAAAATAGATTTTCAAAAACACTTGTAGAAATAGATGGTTTAAGCAATGAGACCCCTATTGTTATATGGACTGCTGAAAATGCAAATGAGCAAACTGGCTTACGCTATCTTTTATACTTGCTCAAAGAAAAAAAGAATAAGATTTTCGTGATCAATACTACATTTGCTTTTCAGGAATTATTTAACACACCTGAATTTGGGTGTTTAGATATCCATACGGGCGAAGTAAACGGTGAACACTTAAACAAAATCTATCATGAAAAATTATCAGCACCAATAACTGATGAGGATAGAACACGATTTGAAAAAGAATGGATCGCATTAGCAGAATCAAAAGGTTTGGTGAGGATTTGGGAAAATAACAAAATTAATACGGTTAATGAAGATTACTTGGATGATTTTATTGTCAATACGGCACAACATTTGCATGCTAAGCAAAGTGAAAAAGACTTTATGAAATCTGCAAGGTTAATCGGGGAAGTTTATGGACAGCACAATCAATTAGGCGATGTTTTTATAGAGTATAGAGTGAGAAGCCTAATTTATAATGGAGTTTTTGAAATTAAGGGAATTCCTAAAGCAATGAGGTATTATAGTGTGAAACTAAGGTGA
- a CDS encoding topoisomerase, whose translation MLKNAIISGVLFSSIMLVGCNGESEVEEIDVSENKENDANLSPESSFFSEVHNEIMGSIPEQTNLNSESIGAIMVDGNFKDLTVSVSFPKDVKVADTLIQQIVEDSIKKVSEKEKVTISKEHITIKIEKY comes from the coding sequence GTGTTGAAAAATGCAATCATTTCAGGGGTTTTATTTAGTTCAATTATGTTGGTTGGCTGTAATGGAGAATCAGAAGTCGAAGAGATAGATGTTTCTGAGAATAAGGAAAATGATGCAAATTTATCACCAGAATCAAGTTTTTTTTCAGAAGTACATAATGAAATAATGGGATCTATTCCAGAACAAACGAATCTTAATAGCGAGTCAATAGGTGCAATAATGGTCGATGGTAATTTTAAAGATTTGACTGTATCCGTAAGTTTTCCGAAGGATGTAAAAGTTGCTGATACGTTAATTCAACAAATTGTGGAGGATTCTATAAAGAAAGTTTCGGAAAAAGAAAAGGTCACAATAAGCAAAGAACATATAACAATAAAAATTGAGAAATACTAA
- a CDS encoding SDR family oxidoreductase, protein MTGNHIKTARVWFITGASSGLGYEFTKRALELGDKVVGVARNIEKLKELQSQFEGRLLPLRLDVTNRSDVFATVKEAIKHFGQIDIVINNAGNMTLGMIEEFKEEEVRSQMETNFFGAVWVCQAVMPYLRGQGSGHIIQISSIGGLITGPMSGVYSASKFALEGLSEALAQEAAHFGIKVTIVEPGGYWTNLYLKMGFTTQKLEYDSLREELAKQNATESVDSAPKLAAEAIVKLVNCENPPLRLILGSVVYDLAIENAEKRIAIWQDWESVSRSAEHAIPAPDGYGMIE, encoded by the coding sequence ATGACAGGAAATCATATTAAAACGGCACGAGTTTGGTTTATTACCGGTGCTAGTAGTGGATTGGGATATGAATTTACGAAAAGAGCTTTGGAGTTAGGGGATAAGGTAGTTGGAGTTGCTCGAAATATTGAAAAACTGAAGGAGTTACAAAGCCAATTTGAAGGAAGGTTGTTGCCCTTAAGACTTGATGTTACGAATAGAAGCGATGTTTTTGCTACAGTAAAAGAAGCTATTAAACATTTTGGACAAATTGATATTGTCATAAACAATGCAGGTAATATGACTTTAGGAATGATTGAAGAATTTAAGGAAGAAGAAGTAAGAAGTCAAATGGAAACGAACTTTTTTGGAGCAGTTTGGGTTTGCCAAGCAGTCATGCCTTACTTAAGGGGGCAAGGTTCAGGTCATATTATTCAAATATCTAGTATCGGTGGACTCATTACAGGCCCTATGTCAGGAGTTTACAGTGCTAGTAAATTTGCTTTAGAGGGGTTGAGCGAGGCTTTAGCACAGGAAGCTGCTCATTTTGGAATAAAAGTAACGATAGTAGAACCTGGGGGATACTGGACGAATCTTTATTTAAAAATGGGCTTCACTACACAGAAACTAGAATATGATTCATTACGTGAGGAATTGGCTAAACAAAATGCAACAGAGTCCGTTGATAGTGCTCCTAAGTTGGCGGCCGAAGCTATTGTGAAACTAGTTAATTGTGAAAATCCGCCTCTTCGATTAATTCTAGGAAGCGTTGTCTACGATTTAGCTATTGAAAATGCGGAAAAACGGATTGCCATATGGCAGGATTGGGAATCAGTCAGTCGATCTGCGGAACATGCTATACCTGCACCAGATGGCTATGGAATGATCGAATAG
- a CDS encoding DUF1569 domain-containing protein, with protein sequence MKNIFNSIHSVEVLKRIDQLTPNAHPQWGKMNVAQMLAHCSAFQDIAMGNSFPPRGWLGIIVGRFAKPIMYNDKTLPRNMSTIPTILIADVRDFEREKEQLKQKIILFQNNGPEKCTTHPHPFFGKLTSEQWGIGVYKHLDHHLTQFGV encoded by the coding sequence ATGAAAAATATTTTTAATTCTATACATTCAGTAGAAGTATTAAAGCGTATTGATCAATTAACTCCAAATGCGCACCCACAATGGGGAAAAATGAATGTTGCACAAATGCTAGCGCATTGTTCGGCTTTTCAAGATATTGCCATGGGAAATTCCTTTCCACCAAGAGGGTGGCTAGGAATAATAGTAGGAAGGTTTGCGAAGCCAATTATGTACAATGACAAGACACTACCTCGTAATATGTCTACTATTCCAACGATTTTGATTGCAGATGTTAGAGATTTTGAACGAGAAAAAGAACAGCTTAAACAAAAAATAATCCTATTCCAAAATAACGGACCAGAGAAATGCACCACGCATCCTCATCCTTTTTTCGGTAAACTCACTTCTGAGCAATGGGGCATAGGAGTGTACAAGCACCTTGACCATCATCTTACACAGTTTGGGGTTTAA
- a CDS encoding DUF2798 domain-containing protein gives MPTTRKESLYFGLIMCFGMVLVMTLYNFYLNDTFGQISFFGGITDFILGFMVAIILDLYLVGPVAQKIAFRFTANTNNMLFKVLTISTCMVIGMAFFMSIYGLVISYVHNGFSSNSIIKDYLSVFGKNFIVAYPLQLIVMGPLVRFIFTKFIKTTPNNLVLKN, from the coding sequence ATGCCCACTACTAGAAAAGAAAGTCTCTATTTTGGTTTAATAATGTGTTTTGGAATGGTACTTGTTATGACACTTTATAATTTTTACCTTAATGATACATTTGGACAAATTTCTTTTTTTGGAGGAATTACTGACTTTATTTTAGGGTTTATGGTTGCCATCATTCTTGACTTGTACCTTGTTGGACCTGTAGCACAAAAAATAGCTTTTCGATTCACAGCTAATACGAATAATATGCTTTTTAAGGTTTTAACCATCTCCACATGTATGGTTATTGGAATGGCCTTTTTCATGTCCATATACGGCTTAGTCATAAGTTATGTTCACAATGGTTTTTCCTCCAACTCGATAATCAAGGATTACCTCTCAGTGTTTGGTAAAAATTTCATTGTAGCATACCCATTGCAACTTATCGTTATGGGCCCACTTGTACGTTTTATATTCACGAAGTTTATTAAAACAACTCCGAATAACTTAGTATTAAAAAATTAA
- a CDS encoding pentapeptide repeat-containing protein codes for MAYNFKITSPTIPTNLEKANFQDIFYEEEPYLTNCMIADTVIEHEDVERLIVSKVIFKNVTFINCTFKKIDLTDVIFENCDLSNSNLSEGIIHRVAFKNCKLLGLNFTEANLGNVSFEHCIANLCNFPEVRFKQVLFDNTKLQGANFYDCLLNKVAFHESDLNDADFSQTSLKGIDISTCTFKRLQVTPESLNGCEVSSEQAIGFASLLGLKVKY; via the coding sequence ATGGCATACAATTTCAAAATTACATCACCTACAATACCGACAAATCTTGAAAAGGCAAATTTTCAGGATATTTTTTATGAGGAAGAACCTTATTTAACAAATTGCATGATCGCTGATACTGTCATTGAGCATGAAGATGTTGAACGATTAATCGTCTCTAAAGTTATCTTTAAAAATGTCACATTTATTAATTGTACCTTTAAAAAAATTGATTTAACGGATGTCATTTTTGAGAACTGTGATTTATCGAACTCAAACTTAAGTGAAGGTATCATCCATCGAGTGGCTTTTAAAAACTGTAAACTATTGGGGTTGAATTTTACTGAAGCTAACCTCGGCAATGTATCTTTTGAACATTGTATTGCCAACTTATGCAATTTCCCTGAAGTACGTTTCAAACAAGTACTATTCGATAACACCAAGCTACAAGGTGCCAATTTTTATGATTGTTTACTCAATAAAGTGGCCTTTCATGAAAGTGATTTAAATGATGCCGATTTCTCTCAAACTTCATTAAAAGGGATCGACATAAGTACATGTACATTTAAAAGACTGCAAGTAACGCCCGAAAGTTTAAACGGGTGTGAAGTCTCTTCCGAACAAGCGATAGGCTTTGCTTCATTACTAGGATTGAAGGTTAAATACTAG
- a CDS encoding bile acid:sodium symporter family protein, which produces MLEKLNVFLQKYIAILTPLSLVLGVFLESIGHQLLFLVSWLFAFMTFSSSLNMKFKDVKIFMKHPVLILLSILFLHLIMPLWAYFLSTTLFDDHLLTVGFVLAVALPTGVTSVIWITICKGNMPLGLSIILIDTLLSPFILPFILYIVSGEKIELDVVSLIFNLLWMIVLPTILGIVVNELSKGDIPKKYGKKLAPFSKLCLFAVILINSSAISPYLKDINVHLFFVILLVLMLAVSGYVFAFLIGRYLLKDYSQMATFVYTGGMRNIAVGVIVATTYFPGKVAMPVVFGMLFQQVLASVFSKIVMKNRVSNELV; this is translated from the coding sequence ATGTTAGAAAAACTAAATGTATTTCTCCAAAAATACATTGCAATCCTGACACCGTTAAGTTTAGTTTTAGGTGTATTCCTAGAAAGCATTGGACATCAATTATTATTCCTCGTATCCTGGCTATTTGCGTTCATGACATTCTCTAGCAGCTTAAATATGAAATTCAAAGATGTCAAAATTTTCATGAAGCATCCCGTACTCATTTTACTTTCAATTCTTTTTCTTCACCTAATCATGCCATTATGGGCTTATTTCTTATCCACCACTCTATTCGATGACCATTTACTGACTGTTGGCTTTGTTTTAGCGGTCGCCCTTCCAACTGGCGTCACAAGTGTTATTTGGATTACAATTTGCAAAGGTAATATGCCATTAGGCTTGTCTATTATTTTAATTGATACGCTGCTTTCACCTTTCATCCTGCCATTCATTCTCTATATCGTTTCAGGTGAAAAAATTGAATTGGATGTAGTCTCGCTGATCTTCAATTTACTATGGATGATTGTATTACCTACCATTTTAGGAATCGTGGTGAATGAACTTTCAAAAGGAGACATTCCTAAAAAATATGGCAAGAAGCTTGCTCCTTTTTCAAAGCTATGTTTATTCGCAGTCATTTTAATAAATAGTAGTGCCATTTCTCCCTACTTAAAGGATATTAATGTGCATCTATTTTTCGTTATACTTTTAGTGTTGATGCTTGCTGTATCAGGCTATGTCTTCGCCTTTCTCATTGGTCGCTATCTGTTAAAAGACTATTCACAAATGGCTACCTTTGTCTATACGGGAGGGATGAGAAATATTGCTGTTGGCGTTATTGTTGCCACAACATATTTTCCAGGTAAAGTAGCCATGCCTGTCGTTTTTGGCATGCTATTCCAACAAGTACTAGCTTCTGTTTTTAGTAAGATTGTAATGAAAAACAGAGTTTCTAATGAACTAGTTTAA
- a CDS encoding HXXEE domain-containing protein → MDWLNVQTLIWLFPIIFIIHDFEEIIMIEKWLHHNRHKLYERLPPKIADKVVKQFSMTTAQFAVAVLFIFLFVSLSTILANQYFINGVALTFYFFTSVTLVFFIHAFTHIGQSIFFRSITPGAITSAIIIIPYSIILFKSLFNSGIITWHIILISLPFGLLFFPIVFTAHWLGKRVI, encoded by the coding sequence ATGGATTGGTTGAATGTCCAAACACTTATTTGGTTGTTTCCTATTATATTTATTATCCATGACTTTGAAGAAATTATTATGATAGAAAAATGGTTACATCATAATCGTCATAAGCTGTATGAAAGATTACCCCCTAAAATAGCAGATAAAGTGGTAAAACAATTTTCAATGACCACTGCTCAATTTGCTGTTGCTGTATTATTTATCTTTTTATTTGTGAGTCTCTCTACCATTCTAGCTAACCAATATTTCATAAACGGGGTAGCTCTTACTTTCTATTTTTTCACATCCGTCACACTTGTTTTCTTTATCCATGCTTTTACCCATATTGGACAATCGATATTCTTTCGCTCTATCACCCCAGGAGCTATAACATCAGCCATCATTATTATTCCCTATAGTATTATTTTATTTAAATCTTTGTTTAATAGCGGAATCATTACGTGGCATATAATTTTAATAAGCCTTCCTTTTGGCCTATTATTTTTCCCCATTGTCTTTACTGCTCATTGGTTAGGAAAAAGAGTTATCTAA
- a CDS encoding oleate hydratase, with protein MYYSNGNYEAFARPKKPEGVDEKSAYLIGSGLASLSAACFLIRDGQMKGENIHILEELDISGGSLDGTLNPTRGFIIRGGREMEDHFECLWDLFRSIPSLEVENASVLDEFYWLNKEDPNYSKCRLIKDRGQRLQDDGKFTLSDQSSEEMIKLFFTPEEKLEDKKITDVFSEDFFESNFWLYWSTMFAFEKWHSAMEMRRYIMRFIHHIGGLPDLSALKFTKYNQYESLVLPMIKYLESHDVDFQYNTVVENVLVDKVGDKKVAHTLVLRKDGVKKNIELTENELVFVTNGSITESTTYGDNNTPAPKSTDLGGSWSLWKNIAAQDSEFGRPEKFCDNLPEESWFVSATLTTLDDRVAPYIEKISKRDPYAGKVVTGGIVTATDSNWMLSYTLNRQPHFKNQPKDQLVVWIYGLLSNKPGNFIKKSITECTGIEIAQEWLYHMGVPLDEIPDLAQNSCNTIPCYMPYITSYFMPRAMGDRPFVVPKGSANLAFIGNFSETARDTVFTTEYSVRTAMEAVYQLLNIDRGVPEVFASAFDIRTLLASTARLLDGKKLTDIDAPFILKQIGKLGIHKTKDTIIYDLLKESKLI; from the coding sequence ATGTATTATAGCAATGGTAACTATGAAGCTTTCGCACGACCTAAAAAACCTGAAGGGGTAGATGAAAAATCTGCGTATCTTATTGGTTCAGGACTAGCCTCCCTTTCAGCGGCATGCTTTTTAATTCGTGATGGCCAAATGAAAGGGGAAAATATTCATATTCTAGAGGAATTGGATATTTCGGGAGGTAGTCTTGATGGTACTCTTAATCCGACAAGAGGATTTATTATTCGCGGTGGTCGAGAAATGGAGGATCATTTTGAATGCTTGTGGGATTTATTCCGTTCCATTCCGTCCTTAGAAGTAGAAAATGCTTCGGTTTTAGATGAATTTTATTGGTTAAATAAAGAAGATCCTAATTATTCGAAATGTCGATTAATAAAGGATAGAGGGCAAAGACTGCAAGATGATGGGAAGTTCACCTTATCGGATCAATCATCTGAAGAAATGATTAAATTATTCTTTACCCCTGAGGAAAAATTAGAGGATAAAAAAATCACTGACGTTTTTTCAGAGGATTTTTTTGAATCGAATTTTTGGCTTTATTGGTCCACGATGTTTGCGTTTGAAAAATGGCATTCTGCTATGGAAATGCGTCGTTATATTATGCGTTTCATCCATCATATTGGGGGATTACCAGATTTATCAGCATTGAAATTTACAAAGTATAATCAGTATGAATCTTTAGTACTGCCAATGATTAAATACTTAGAAAGCCATGATGTTGATTTCCAATATAATACGGTTGTCGAAAATGTCTTGGTTGATAAAGTGGGAGACAAAAAAGTAGCTCATACGCTCGTTTTAAGAAAAGATGGCGTGAAAAAGAATATTGAGCTGACAGAAAATGAATTAGTGTTTGTGACAAACGGCAGTATTACCGAGAGTACAACTTACGGTGATAATAATACACCGGCACCTAAAAGCACTGATTTAGGTGGCAGCTGGTCACTTTGGAAAAACATCGCTGCACAAGATAGTGAGTTTGGTCGTCCAGAAAAATTCTGCGACAATCTTCCAGAAGAAAGTTGGTTTGTGTCAGCAACACTTACGACATTGGATGATCGCGTAGCTCCATATATTGAAAAGATTAGTAAAAGAGATCCCTATGCTGGTAAGGTCGTAACAGGGGGGATTGTCACAGCGACAGATTCTAATTGGATGCTAAGCTATACACTGAACCGACAACCTCATTTTAAAAATCAACCAAAAGACCAATTAGTTGTTTGGATCTATGGTTTACTATCAAATAAGCCAGGTAATTTTATTAAAAAAAGCATTACGGAATGTACGGGAATAGAAATCGCACAAGAATGGCTTTACCATATGGGCGTACCGCTTGATGAAATTCCGGACCTAGCACAAAATTCTTGTAATACTATTCCATGTTATATGCCATATATCACCTCTTACTTTATGCCAAGAGCAATGGGAGATCGACCGTTCGTTGTGCCGAAAGGATCTGCTAACTTAGCCTTTATTGGTAACTTTAGTGAAACAGCAAGAGACACCGTCTTTACAACGGAATATTCAGTAAGAACAGCGATGGAAGCGGTCTATCAATTATTAAATATTGACCGAGGCGTGCCAGAGGTATTTGCATCTGCTTTTGATATTCGTACCTTATTAGCTTCTACAGCTCGTTTGCTGGATGGTAAAAAATTAACGGATATTGATGCCCCATTCATTTTAAAACAAATTGGTAAATTGGGTATTCATAAAACAAAAGATACGATTATTTATGATCTACTGAAAGAAAGTAAATTAATCTAG
- a CDS encoding GNAT family N-acetyltransferase: MEIKTATLDEIPQIERLYQELFLEMSILQPKYIRPAKQDANFIRYTIIEDDSDILIATVEKEVVGFLLIKETTTPPYSCLVEHKYAFIVDVIVGKSYKNQGIGSALLEEAKKWAAYRHLDYLELNVLTENKGAKALYEKHGFKDMNHTMRLEC; this comes from the coding sequence ATGGAAATAAAAACGGCAACTCTCGATGAAATTCCACAAATTGAACGTTTATACCAAGAGCTTTTTTTAGAAATGTCTATTCTTCAACCTAAATATATCAGACCTGCAAAACAGGATGCCAACTTTATCAGATATACGATCATTGAAGATGATTCTGATATATTAATCGCAACAGTAGAGAAGGAAGTTGTTGGCTTCTTGCTTATTAAAGAAACAACGACCCCACCCTATTCTTGTTTGGTTGAACACAAATATGCCTTTATTGTTGATGTGATAGTTGGCAAATCATACAAAAATCAAGGAATTGGATCTGCTTTATTAGAAGAAGCGAAAAAATGGGCAGCCTATCGTCACTTGGATTATTTGGAGTTAAATGTATTGACTGAAAATAAAGGTGCTAAAGCCTTATATGAAAAACATGGGTTCAAGGATATGAACCATACGATGCGCTTAGAATGTTAG
- a CDS encoding pyrimidine dimer DNA glycosylase/endonuclease V, producing the protein MRLWHVDLLAYLPKGQLLSQWRELNSIFAKEDRHILINYIYDYPKADLYLYTTKVLEEMNKRGFQIRTYEKMNNYFDGLGPVKDRKPFLHHHNQEYLEICFYNLKEKFIRGQKDYEEALYEQLCTYIKDVL; encoded by the coding sequence ATGAGATTATGGCATGTAGATTTACTAGCGTATTTACCTAAAGGCCAACTACTTTCGCAGTGGAGAGAACTTAATAGTATCTTTGCTAAAGAGGATCGGCATATTCTCATTAATTATATTTATGACTATCCGAAAGCTGACTTGTATTTGTATACAACAAAAGTGTTGGAGGAAATGAATAAACGAGGTTTTCAAATTAGAACCTATGAAAAAATGAATAACTACTTTGATGGATTAGGACCAGTAAAAGACAGGAAGCCTTTTTTGCATCATCATAATCAGGAATATCTAGAAATTTGTTTCTATAATTTAAAGGAGAAATTTATTCGTGGGCAGAAGGATTATGAAGAGGCATTGTATGAGCAATTATGTACGTATATTAAGGACGTGCTATAA